One window of the Chryseobacterium sp. CY350 genome contains the following:
- a CDS encoding DUF4133 domain-containing protein has translation MGFYLYKGLKKPLVFFGLKGKYIFYAVGVIGGGVISALVLSKFGLLGSLLGLAVTAGGVYLIFRRQDKYGLYDKTKNFDQILIFPKRLHNNKLLKNGNNKKTSL, from the coding sequence ATGGGATTCTATCTCTACAAGGGGCTGAAAAAGCCTCTTGTATTCTTCGGACTCAAAGGAAAATACATCTTTTACGCAGTCGGCGTCATCGGAGGCGGAGTCATATCAGCATTGGTACTCTCAAAGTTCGGTCTCTTAGGCTCTTTACTTGGTCTTGCAGTCACCGCAGGAGGAGTTTATCTCATCTTCAGAAGACAGGACAAATATGGTTTGTATGACAAAACCAAAAACTTCGATCAGATCTTAATTTTTCCAAAAAGGTTACATAATAATAAACTTCTAAAGAATGGCAACAACAAAAAAACAAGCCTTTAG